One genomic segment of Helicobacter pylori NQ4053 includes these proteins:
- a CDS encoding DUF262 domain-containing protein: MELLNLDGVIEKGVLEIPSYQRGYAWQDRQLKDFWNDLEHVSKLGDKFHYMHSLTLRETENELESSAFEIIDGQQRLATSLILLGLLAKITQNKDPKYSLINLEPILSYKYYGLSEAFRAITEEEKDLEAFKTSFYAKNLIEAYAFFQEKISNTPIEALEKMFDALIKKMLFSVVGLNDNRIDPFSSFETINNRGKDLSTLELLKNRLHFVSHKICDEEDLENLQQEINDTYTKIYHDLRQFEDDDLERFLKHFVAYYYGENSNKFKERLLEMEFDAHKKYDDLYDEYEKINDLLLYLSYSSKVWVFLHMPNDKELDKELEIEITPKMRGLLDKMRRLNALSANAFLPLLLSLLTIQLAVRSGSERHYTTKELEGLLEYLERFGFLIYGVAGKDTAKKEWIRLAFKAIQACRFWGDKIIIEDLPTLEKDFFKGEHSGLKLLENNINFNNAKKWYEWKNALNYLLYEYELYHNPETTLNFDSSIESIEHILPQKPDQGYSAKEKSWAKNPHIVHALGNLLLIPKNANSSLSNKPFDEKRKAYLKGSYSEKEVAKNASFGVVQIKERSEKLLDFLIARYRIAELVGESTIKAFKNALLKDIK; encoded by the coding sequence ATGGAATTGTTAAATTTAGACGGAGTGATTGAAAAAGGCGTGCTTGAAATCCCCAGCTATCAAAGGGGGTATGCATGGCAGGATAGGCAATTGAAGGATTTTTGGAACGATTTAGAGCATGTCTCTAAGCTGGGAGATAAATTCCATTACATGCATAGTTTAACCTTAAGAGAGACTGAAAATGAGCTTGAAAGCAGCGCGTTTGAAATCATAGACGGCCAGCAACGATTGGCTACAAGCCTGATTTTACTGGGTCTTTTAGCCAAGATTACCCAAAACAAAGACCCAAAGTATTCTTTAATCAACCTTGAACCCATTCTGTCCTATAAGTATTATGGTTTGAGTGAAGCTTTTAGGGCGATCACTGAAGAAGAAAAGGATCTGGAAGCGTTCAAAACTTCTTTTTACGCTAAAAATCTTATTGAGGCTTATGCATTTTTTCAAGAAAAAATCAGCAATACGCCCATTGAAGCGCTTGAAAAAATGTTTGACGCCCTTATAAAGAAAATGCTTTTTAGCGTGGTGGGATTGAACGATAACAGGATCGATCCCTTCAGCTCTTTTGAAACGATTAACAATCGTGGTAAAGATCTATCCACTCTGGAATTGCTAAAAAACCGCTTGCATTTTGTGTCGCACAAGATTTGCGATGAAGAAGATTTAGAAAATCTTCAACAAGAAATCAATGACACTTACACTAAGATTTATCACGATTTGAGGCAGTTTGAAGACGATGATTTAGAGAGGTTTTTAAAGCATTTTGTAGCGTATTATTATGGCGAGAACAGCAACAAGTTTAAAGAAAGGTTATTGGAAATGGAATTTGACGCCCATAAAAAATACGACGACCTATATGACGAATATGAAAAAATAAATGATTTGTTACTTTATCTTTCTTATTCTTCTAAGGTTTGGGTTTTTTTACACATGCCTAATGATAAAGAACTTGATAAAGAACTTGAGATTGAAATCACGCCTAAAATGCGCGGCTTGTTAGACAAGATGCGGCGCTTAAACGCTTTGAGTGCCAACGCTTTTCTGCCCTTATTGCTCTCTCTTTTAACCATCCAGCTTGCTGTAAGAAGTGGCAGTGAACGGCATTACACCACCAAAGAATTAGAGGGCTTATTAGAATATTTGGAGCGTTTCGGGTTTTTGATCTATGGGGTTGCTGGCAAGGATACGGCTAAAAAAGAATGGATTAGATTAGCCTTCAAAGCGATTCAAGCGTGTAGATTTTGGGGAGATAAAATAATCATTGAAGATCTCCCAACGCTAGAAAAAGATTTTTTCAAGGGAGAGCATAGTGGCTTAAAACTGCTTGAGAATAATATTAATTTTAATAATGCTAAAAAATGGTATGAGTGGAAAAATGCGCTGAATTACTTGCTTTATGAATACGAGCTATACCATAACCCTGAAACGACTCTGAATTTTGATAGCAGTATAGAAAGCATTGAGCATATCTTGCCCCAAAAACCCGATCAAGGCTATAGCGCTAAAGAAAAAAGTTGGGCTAAAAACCCCCATATCGTGCATGCTTTAGGGAACTTGCTCTTAATTCCTAAAAACGCTAACAGCTCTTTAAGCAACAAGCCTTTTGATGAAAAAAGAAAGGCATACCTGAAAGGCTCTTATAGTGAAAAAGAAGTGGCTAAAAACGCTTCTTTTGGAGTCGTGCAAATCAAAGAAAGGAGTGAAAAATTATTAGACTTTTTAATCGCTCGTTATCGTATCGCTGAATTGGTAGGTGAAAGCACCATTAAAGCTTTTAAAAACGCTCTTTTGAAAGACATTAAATGA